The window ctcctcctcggagCAGGAGAACCCTGCGGTGATGTTCCGGAGTTCATCCCACCGCCACGAAGCGGGAACGGCTTTCCATCACAGGCCGACGCCCCCCCACAGGGGCGTGATCCTCTACAGAAACAACGGCAGCTCTTACCCAGTGGAGCCTCCACAAGACCcagagcaacagcagcagcacccaGCCTCCCTGGAAGAGCTCGGCACAAGCCAGGCTCTGTCCGGCTACCTGTACCCAGCTCCCCAGCCCCAAATCCTAGCCCCTGCATCTCCTCTTCCCTACGAACCTTCAAGTCTGGCAGGGCAGGAGACCTACAGTCGCCAGTCCCCGGCGCCACCCTACGCGGCGGACTTCTTGAAACCCAGCTGCACAGCTTTTGAGCACCCCTACCCCAGCCCCCCGTCCCACAGCTACGCGGACAGGAGGCACGGCTACTTCCACAAAGCCTCCGCTAAAGATTgtccatcctcctcctcctccagcaagGGCAGTCCCAAGAGCTCCGATAAAGACGCATCCACCGACGAAGACTCCCCGGCCTCCTGTCCAGAGATCAGAGGCTACCACTGCCTGTCCGCCCCACCTCTGTCCCCATTCCCCCAAACCGACTCCCAGACGGAGATCAAAGCGACCGCCTTGCCCCACAAACTGCGACTAAAGTACCGGGCGCTCGGCAGTAGCTTAGAGGCTCCCGTCCTGCCACAGCACCCCTACCTAGTGCTCTCTCACGGCAACCAGCAAGCGGGCAGCGAGAGGGACGACCGCAGCGAGGAAGAGGCCTACCAGACGGCAGTCGGGTCCTGCAAACCGCGAGAAGGGGAGTCGGAAAGGTGGGCCATTAAAAGGCGCGACTAGATTCTAAAGACTCTAAGCACCCCTGGTGAGGTCGAGGTGGAGCCTGCACAGCACTTGAGAATTTTCTCTGCTGCAGGGCGTAGAAGGACTAGGGGATGAGGGATGGGGGGAAAAAGGGAAGGGAAACGTACTTTCTTAGACAGGTTTGGAACTAGTCATATGAAGCTAACAAGACTCACGCCAAGCTGGCTTTTACATTGCAAGAACGTTTTCTCGACCAAAGAAACTAGTTCCATTCACCGCCCCACCCACCATGcctcctaaaatgtttttttattatttttttttttttttacaagcacttGGATTGTAAATTtgaatgtgatatatatatattttaaataagataACGGGAGATGAGTGAACGGGGGGCGTTGTGTGTTGAGACTGCCGT is drawn from Polyodon spathula isolate WHYD16114869_AA unplaced genomic scaffold, ASM1765450v1 scaffolds_3823, whole genome shotgun sequence and contains these coding sequences:
- the LOC121312353 gene encoding uncharacterized protein LOC121312353, which encodes MRESSAQPDWTMESLHSPAMSIADSYYEERLGSPPPSGLLKPKPSTSCRRKREFISDEKKDASYWEKRHKNNEAAKRSREKRRLNDAVLEKRVLALNEENVGLKTELLQLKLRFGLISTSSYVEKSQQLSACSVNRYFASRGCSSGSQVALQSDSSEAEQSSQGGGHTPLAKYSPRGSLSDMSDSSCRGSPEPMNYDLKPSHLDLSPSPSSSPYSPSSSSSSEQENPAVMFRSSSHRHEAGTAFHHRPTPPHRGVILYRNNGSSYPVEPPQDPEQQQQHPASLEELGTSQALSGYLYPAPQPQILAPASPLPYEPSSLAGQETYSRQSPAPPYAADFLKPSCTAFEHPYPSPPSHSYADRRHGYFHKASAKDCPSSSSSSKGSPKSSDKDASTDEDSPASCPEIRGYHCLSAPPLSPFPQTDSQTEIKATALPHKLRLKYRALGSSLEAPVLPQHPYLVLSHGNQQAGSERDDRSEEEAYQTAVGSCKPREGESERWAIKRRD